Genomic window (Culex pipiens pallens isolate TS chromosome 3, TS_CPP_V2, whole genome shotgun sequence):
gttcacctaacctaacctaataaTCCTATCAGCCAAAGCTATNNNNNNNNNNNNNNNNNNNNNNNNNNNNNNNNNNNNNNNNNNNNNNNNNNNNNNNNNNNNNNNNNNNNNNNNNNNNNNNNNNNNNNNNNNNNNNNNNNNNTATGCCAGCAAGTGTATCACGCGAGATGAGAGAGAACGCAGAGAAGAACTCGGACGGCCGGAAAGCCGGACCGCGACGAAAACCCATGTAAACCctcgaaattgaaaaagttggatCGTCACATTAGCCATTACAAAGTGTAACGTGGTTGCGTAAATTTAGCCGAATTTACCatcatttcttaaatttcctgGTTCGATCGGTTGATCAGCTTAACCAGATTTGTAAGTTGTTTTGCTATTGGCTCTTTAGGGCGTTGAATTTACTCATTTTGTATTCTTAATTATAAATTAATACAGCAGCGCGTGTGGGAGTAAAAAGCCACGAAAGAGGGCATAATTTGTCACCAGATTTACCATAATTAAAGCCACTTAGCGACCGTAAGTAGGGTGTAATGGAAATACGACGTGGAATTAATTCGAAACTTTGTTTACTAGAGCGAATTTAACCCGTGAGCAACAAGAGCATTTGTGTGAGGAAAAGGTGATAAAGGGCAAACTATTCATGTGAGTTGAATTATATTTCCATCTGAATCATGCGtaataaaatcaatattttttagttttaagctacTACCAGAAAAGTTGCTGTAAAAATTCAGTTTGTTCTGAGGTCCGAACAATCTTAAAAATGAATAACCTCACTGGCTATTGCTGCGGGATCTGCAAGGCTGCGGTGGAAAAGGACGGTGACCTGCCCTTCTGCGACCACTGCCAGCAATTCTTCCACTACGAGTGCGCGCAGCTCGAGAAGGGCGTCAAGGACGATTCCTGGAGGTGCCCCAACTGCGCGGCCGAAATGGAAGTCACCCAGGTCATTGTAAAGTTTGACGACCTGGAGAAGACCCTGCAGGAGCTGGAAGCAGAAGCGAAGCGCCAGGAGGAGAGAATCTTCGCGGAACAACAGCTGCACAAACGTCGCCTGGAGCTGCAACAGCAAACACAGCAGCGTCAACAAGAGGCCGAAAGGCAGATGCTGGCCCTCGAGCAGCAGCTCATGGAGCAACAACTCGCTGCCGAGAAGCAGTTCCAGGAACAGCAGAAGAAGAATAAGGAAGAATTCGAGGCCAAGATGGCACAACTGAAAGCCGAGGCAAAGAGTCCtaaaacaaaaaaggaaaagaaaatCAAGAAGTCCAAAGGGGACAAAAAGAAGCTCGATGCCTCAGGCACGGCTGGCCCCAGCGGAATCTCAACGCCGCTCCGACATCCGGGAGTTACGATTCCAGAAGTACCCAAACCAAAACCGACTCCGATACCGGCGGACTCAGGTGAAGAGGGTAACGGCAACGAAGGAGACGAGTCCGGCTCGGACACTAGCGGAACGGAGACGGAATCCAGTTCGTCGGATGATGAGCAGGGAAAAGCGGAAGTAGAACCACCCAAGCAGCTACGGGGGCCAACGAAGGCGCAGCTTACTGCCCGCCAGTTCTTGGCCAGAAAACTGCCCGTGTTCACTGGACGCTGCGAGGAGTGGCCAATGTTTATAAGCAGCTACGAGACGTCGAACCTGGCCTGCGGATTTTCGAACGTCGAGAACCTCGCCAGACTGCAAGACAGCATTCGGGAGCCAGCGTTGACCAACGTGCGCAGCCTACTGTTGCTGCCCGAGAAGGTCCCGGCGGCGATCGAAACTCTACGCATGCTGTACGGCCGGCCCGAACAGCTGCTCAACACGCTGTTGATCAAGGTACGGAAGGCCGACTCTCCCAGGTCGGATCGTCTGGAGTCGTTCATTTACTTCGGCGTCGTGGTCCAGCAGCTCGTAGACCACCTCGAGGCCACCCACATGAACGATCACTTGGTCAACCCACTGTTGATCCGAGAGCTGGTGGAAAAACTACCCGCCGGGTCGAAACTCGAATGGATTCGgttcaagaagctgaagaagcaCGTCTCGCTCCGAACTTTCGCTGACTTCCTGTCGGACATCGTGACCGATGCAAGCGAGGCCACACTGTTCACCGAACCGCAGCTGCAACATCAGCCGCAGGCTCGCAGAGACGCCAAACCAAAAGCTGGATCCAGAACGCACGAAAGCTACCTTCACACTCACGCTGCTGCGGAGAATAGCGGAGACACAAACCATGCCGGTGTAAACAACAAAAGACCATGCAGGATTTGTGATCGCACCGACCATCGAGTCCGCAACTGTGAGAAGTTCAAGCAGCTGAAATTGGAGGATCGTTTGGACGCAGTCAAGAAGTGGCAACTCTGCAAGCTGTGCCTGAATGAGCACGGGTCTGCCCGCTGCCGGATGAACTTCAGGTGCAACGTGGGAAACTGCAAGGAGCGGCACAACGCACTTCTGCACAGCGATGTCCCCGCAACGGTCGCCAACTGCAACGCTCACGATGTGCGGGCCAGACAGCCGGTGATCTTCAGGATGATTCCGGTCACGCTGTACAACGGCGGCAGATCGGTCAACATTATCGCGTTTCTGGACGAGGGAGCTTCGTACACGTTGGTGGACGAGTCCATCACGAAGTTGCTGAACGTTCGCGGCTCAGTTCAACCGCTGCGCATTATGTGGACCGCTGGAGTTTCAAGGCTGGAGAAACAATCGGAGAACGTCTGCCTGTCGATCTCTGCCAGAGGGGTGTCGACTCAGTTCCAGATCAAGAACGCCCACACCGTGAACGAGCTGAAGCTTCCGGAACAAACCGTGTGCTTCGCCGACGTCGTCAAGGAGTACAAGCATCTGCACGATCTCCCGGTGGCAGATTACCGCGGCGCGCCGAAGATCTTGATTGGCTTGAAGGATCTGCACCTGTACGCGCCTCTCGAGTCTCGCATCGGCGGCGCTGGAGAACCAATCGCTGTAAAGTCGAAACTTGGATGGACGATCTACGGCCCCCACGAGAACAACGCGCCAGCAGCTGGATTCGTAGGTCATCATGCTTGTCACCAAGTCTCTAACCAAGACCTGCATGATCTCCTGAAGAACCAGTACCTCCTCGAAGAAACTGGCATCTCCATGGCGCTGCTGCCGGAGTCGGACGAGGACAAGCGAGCCAGGTCGATTCTGGAGTCAACGACAGTGCGCATCGGGGATCGATACGAGACCGGCCTGTTATGGAAAGCGGACGACACAAGTTTCCCCGACAGCTACGTGATGGCGCTGAAAAGGTTGAAATCCCTGGAAAGAAAGCTGCTGAAGAACGACTCGCTGTACGACAACGTGCGGCGCCAAATCGTCGAGTATCAACAGAAGGGCTACGCGCACAAGGCCTCCCAGCAAGAACTGGCTGCGTGCGATCCGCGAAAGGTGTGGTACTTGCCGCTGAACGTGGTGACGCACCCCAAGAAGCCGGAGAAAGTACGCCTCGTGTGGGACGCGGCCGCTACTGTGGCGGGAGTCTCGCTCAACAGCCAGCTGCTCAAGGGGCCGGACATGCTGACGTCGCTTCCTTCCGTGATCTTCCGATTCCGTGAACGTCCTGTCGGATTCGGTGGTGATATCAGGGAAATGTATCACCAGCTGCGCATACGGAAGGAGGATACGAACGCCCAGAGGTTCCTGTTCCGGAACGACCCAACGGCCGAGCCTGAGGTGTACATCATGGACGTCGCCACCTTCGGGGCAACTTGCTCGCCGTGTGCCGCGcagtttgtgaaaaacaagaacgcGGAGGAGTTCTCGAAGCAGTATCCCGCGGCGGCGAAGGCAATCGTGGAGAACCATTATGTCGACGACTACTACGACAGCGCGTCGACGGTCGACGAAGCGATTCAGCGGGCGAAGGAGGTCAGACTCATCCACTCGAAAGCGGGCTTCGAGATCCGCAATTGGGTGGCCAGTTCAAGCGAGGTTGTCAGCGCGCTGGGCGAGAAGGAAGCCGATCAGAAAGTTCACCTCAGCCAAAACAAGACGACCGGTTACGAACGAGTGCTGGGCATTGTGTGGAACACGAGCACCGACGAGTTCTTGTTCTCGGCCGAGATGAGAGAGGATCTGGAGCGGTACTTGAAAGGAGAGCTGCGGCCCACGAAGCGGGTGGTGTCGAGCTGCGTAATGAGCCTGTTCGACCCTCAAGGTTTTCTGATCTCGTTCACGATCTTCGGGCGGATTTTGATCCAGGACTTGTGGCGGGCTGGCTGTGATTGGGACAAGGCGGTCGACGACGAAGCGTGGGAGAAATGGAAGCGCTGGGTGAGTCGCCTGCAAGAAGTCGAAGgcgttcgaatcccgcggtacTACTTCCAGGGCGCGCACGATCTGAACTACGAGACGTTGGAGCTTCATGTGTTCTGCGACGCGAGTCAGTGCGCTTACGGTGCTGTCGCCTTCTTCTGGATTATGTCGTCGATGGGCCCAATCTGCGCGCTCGTGTCCGGGAAGTCAAAGGTGGCACCGCTGAAGCTGCTCAGCATCCCGCGCTTGGAACTGCAGTCAGATGTGGTCGGCTCGAGACTCATGAACTTCGTGCAGGAGAACCACACCCTCAAGATTGCGGAACGGTTCATCTGGTCAGACTCTGAAGTTGCTTTGTCGTGGATCCATTCTGACCAGCGAAAGTATAAGCAATTCGTTGCCTTTCGCGTCGGCGAAATTCTGACGCTGACCAAGCAGAGCGAGTGGCGGAAGGTGCCATCAAAGCTGAATCTGGCAGACATGCTCACCAAGTGGGACAACAAGCACAGTTTCGGGCCGGACGGGCCATGGTCACGAGCGCCGGAATTCATCGAAGAAGCCAAGAGACTGTGGGCCATCTCGAAGCAGCAGGTGCAGCTGAACACGCCCGAGGAGATGCGAGCGAGTGTGCTGTACCACAGCATCATTGTCACCGAGCAAATCATCGATCCTCAAAACTTCTCTCGCTGGACGGTGATGGTAAGATCCGTGGCGTGCCTGGCTCGATTTCGCTCCAATTGTCGCAGAAAAGCAAAGGGTTTGCCGATCGAAGCACTTCCCCTTTCGAAGGCGATGAAGGGGCTCGTGAAAAGGACCGTGCCAGCAGTTCCAGTCCCGCTGAAGCGGGAAGAATACCAGATGGCGGAAACATACTTGTGGAGATGGGCGCAAGCGGACTACTTCCCGGACGAGGTGACAACCCTTCTTAAAAACCTCGAACTCCCCGCGGACAAGAAGCTACCCCTGGAGAAGAGCAGCGTGCTGTACAAGCTGACCCCGTTCCTGGATGAGCAGAAAGTGATGCGAGTTGACGGTCGACTTGAGCGAGCTACCATGGTTCCGTTTGAAGTTCGCTTTCCCGTCATCCTGCCCAAAGGTCATCCGGTGACAACGAAGCTGCTGGAGCACTATCACCAGAAGATGGGCCACGCGTACTTCGAGACGGCAATCAACGAGCTTCGGCAGCGTTTCTTCATCCCGAACCTACGAGCCGAGCTGAAGCGGGTGATGACGGCGTGCGTGAAGTGCAAGGTGGAGAAAAGCGTACCGGCGATCCCGAGAATGGCACCACTTCCAGTCCAGCGTGTGACTCCACATCAGCGGGCGTTCAGCTACACCGGGGTCGACTACTTCGGCCCAGTAGCAGTGACGGTCGGGCGGCGTTCCGAAAAGCGTTGGGTCAGCCTCTTCACGTGTTTGACCACGCGTGCCATCCATCTGGAAGTCGTGCATAGCTTGACCACACAGTCGTGCGTCATGGCTATCAGACGATTCGCTTGCCGGAGAGGAATGCCCATCGAGTTCTTCAGCGACAACGGCACGAACTTCCAGGGCGCGAGTAAGGAGATCGTACGCGTGGACGCGGAATGCAGAGAAGAGTTCACCGACGCCAGAACGAGCTGGAACTTCAACCCACCATCAGCGCCGCACATGGGCGGGGCCTGGGAGAGGCTTGTGAGGTCGGTCAAGGAAGCTCTGAAGGCGTTCGACGACGGGAGAAAGCTGACGGACGAGGTGTTGCTGACCAGTTTGGCGGAAGCGGAGGATCTCATCAACACACGTCCGCTGACGTATCTGTCATCCGAAGCAGGATCAACCGAAGCTCTTACGCCCAACCATTTCTTGCGAGGAGTGACGACCAACGATGGAGCGCAACGCGCGGAATCGACCAGTCCAGCCGAAGCTCTCCGAGACAGCTACAAGCGGTCGCAACTCCTTGCTGACTGCTTTTGGAAACGCTGGATTGCGGAGTACCTTCCGACCCTGAACCAACGGACGAAGTGGCACGCGGAGGCGGAGCCTATCGCGTGTGGAGATGTCGTCTACGTCGTGGAAGGCGCTAATCGCGGTAACTGGGTCCGGGGCATCGTGACGGAGGTCTTCAAGGGTGCCGATGGACGCATTCGGCAGGCGATGGTGAGGACATGCAGAGGAGAGCTGAAGCGGCCGGTGAGCAAACTGGCGGTGTTAGAAATCCAGGAGCGTAAAACTGGTGCGAAGGAGGCTCCACCCACCAGAGTTACGGGGCGGGGCAATGTTCGCACCGCTGGGCAGTTGATGAAAAATACTATGCCAGCAAGTGTATCACGCGAGATGAGAGAGAACGCAGAGAAGAACTCGGACGGCCGGAAAGCCGGACCGCGACGAAAACCCATGTAAACCctcgaaattgaaaaagttggatCGTCACATTAGCCATTACAAAGTGTAACGTGGTTGCGTAAATTTAGCCGAATTTACCatcatttcttaaatttcctgGTTCGATCGGTTGATCAGCTTAACCAGATTTGTAAGTTGTTTTGCTATTGGCTCTTTAGGGCGTTGAATTTACTCATTTTGTATTCTTAATTATAAATTAATACAGCAGCGCGTGTGGGAGTAAAAAGCCACGAAAGAGGGCATAATTTGTCACCAGATTTACCATAATTAAAGCCACTTAGCGACCGTAAGTAGGGTGTAATGGAAATACGACGTGGAATTAATTCGAAACTTTGTTTACTAGAGCGAATTTAACCCGTGAGCAACAAGAGCATTTGTGTGAGGAAAAGGTGATAAAGGGCAAACTATTCATGTGAGTTGAATTATATTTCCATCTGAATCATGCGtaataaaatcaatattttttagttttaagctacTACCAGAAAAGTTGCTGTAAAAATTCAGTTTGTTCTGAGGTCCGAACAATCTTAAAAATGAATAACCTCACTGGCTATTGCTGCGGGATCTGCAAGGCTGCGGTGGAAAAGGACGGTGACCTGCCCTTCTGCGACCACTGCCAGCAATTCTTCCACTACGAGTGCGCGCAGCTCGAGAAGGGCGTCAAGGACGATTCCTGGAGGTGCCCCAACTGCGCGGCCGAAATGGAAGTCACCCAGGTCATTGTAAAGTTTGACGACCTGGAGAAGACCCTGCAGGAGCTGGAAGCAGAAGCGAAGCGCCAGGAGGAGAGAATCTTCGCGGAACAACAGCTGCACAAACGTCGCCTGGAGCTGCAACAGCAAACACAGCAGCGTCAACAAGAGGCCGAAAGGCAGATGCTGGCCCTCGAGCAGCAGCTCATGGAGCAACAACTCGCTGCCGAGAAGCAGTTCCAGGAACAGCAGAAGAAGAATAAAGAAGATTTCGAGGCCAAGATGGCACAATTGAAGGCCGAGGCAAAGAGTCCTCAAACAAAAAAGGAGAAGAAAATTAAGAAGTCCAAAGGGGACAAAAAGAAGCCCGATGTCTCAGGCACGGCTGGCCCCAGCGGAATCTCAACGCCGCTCCGACATCCAGGACTTCCGATTCCAGAAGTACCCAAACCAAAACCGACTCCGATACCGGCGGACTCAGGTGAAGAGGGTAACGGCAACGAAGGAGACGAGTCCGGCTCGGACACTAGCGGAACGGAGACGGAATCCAGTTCGTCGGATGATGAGCAGGAAAAGGCGGAAGTAGAACCACCCAAGCAGCTACGGGGGCCAACGAAGGCGCAGCTTACTGCCCGCCAGTTCTTGGCCAGAAAACTGCCCGTATTCACTGGACGCTGCGAGGAGTGGCCAATGTTTATAAGCAGCTACGAGACGTCGAACCTGGCCTGCGGATTTTCGAACGTCGAGAACCTCGCCAGACTGCAAGACAGCATTCGGGAGCCAGCGTTGACCAACGTGCGCAGCCTACTGTTGCTGCCCGAGAAGGTCCCGGCGGCGATCGAAACTCTTCGTATGCTGTACGGCCGGCCCGAACAGCTGCTCAACACGCTGCTGATCAAGGTACGGAAGGCCGACTCTCCCAGGTCGGATCGTCTGGAGTCGTTCATTTACTTCGGTGTCGTGGTCCAGCAACTCGTAGACCACCTCGAGGCCACCCACATGAACGATCACCTGGTCAACCCACTGTTGATCCGAGAGCTGGTGGAGAAACTACCCGCCGGGTCGAAACTCGAATGGATTCGGTTTAAGAAGCAGAAGAAGCACGTCACGCTCCGAACTTTCGCTGACTTCCTGTCGGACATCGTGGCCGATGCAAGCGAGGCCACACTGTTCACCGAACCGCAGCTGCAACATCAGCCGCAGGCTCGCAGAGACGCCAAACCAAAAGCTGGATCCAGAACGCACGAAAGCTACCTTCACACTCACGCTGCTGCGGAGAATAGCGGAGACACAAACCATGCCGGTGTAAACAACAAAAGACCATGCAGGATTTGTGATCGCACCGACCATCGAGTCCGCAACTGTGAGAAGTTCAAGCAGCTGAAATTGGAGGATCGTTTGGACGCTGTTAAGAAGTGGCAACTCTGCAAGCTGTGCTTGAATGAGCACGGGTCTGCCCGCTGCCGGATGAACTTCAGGTGCAACGTGGAAAACTGCAAGGAGCGGCACAACGCACTTCTGCACAGCGATGTCCCCGCAACGGTCGCCAACTGCAACGCTCACGATGTGCGGGCCGGACAGCCGGTGATCTTCAGGATGATTCCGGTCACGCTGTACAACGGCGGCAGATCGGTCAACATTATCGCGTTTCTGGACGAGGGAGCTTCGTACACGTTGGTGGACGAGTCCATCACGAAGTTGCTGAACGTTCGCGGCTCAGTTCAACCGCTGCGCATTATGTGGACTGCTGGAGTTTCAAGGCTGGAGAAACAATCGGAGAACGTGTGCCTGTCGATCTCTGCAAGAGGGGTGTCGACTCAGTTCCAGATCAAGAACGCCCACACCGTGAACGAGCTGAAACTTCCAGAACAAACCGTGTGCTTCGCAGACGTCGTCAAGGAGTACAAGCATCTGCACGATCTCCCGGTGGCAGATTACCGCGGCGCGCCGAAGATCTTGATTGGCTTGAAGGATCTGCACCTGTACGCGCCACTCGAGTCTCGGATCGGCGGCGCTGGAGAACCAATCGCTGTAAAGTCGAAACTTGGATGGACGATCTACGGTCCCCACGAGAACAACGCGCCAGCAGCTGGATTCGTAGGTCATCATGCTTGTCACCAAGTCTCTAACCAAGACCTGCATGATCTCCTGAAGAACCAGTACCTCCTCGAAGAAACTGGCATCTCCATGGCGCTGCTGCCGGAGTCGGACGAGGCCAAGCGAGCCAGGTCGATTCTGGAGTCAACGACAGTGCGCATCGGGGATCGATACGAGACCGGCCTGTTATGGAAAGCGGACGACACAAGTTTCCCCGACAGCTACGTGATGGCGCTGAAAAGGTTGAAATCCCTGGAAAGAAAGCTGCTGAAGAACGACTCGCTGTACGACAACGTGCGGCGCCAAATCGTCGAGTATCAACAGAAGGGCTACGCGCACAAGGCCTCCCAGCAAGAACTGGCTGCGTGCGATCCGCGAAAGGTGTGGTACTTGCCGCTGAACGTGGTGACGCACCCCAAGAAGCCGGAGAAAGTACGCCTCGTGTGGGACGCGGCCGCTACTGTGGCGGGAGTCTCGCTCAACAGCCAGCTGCTCAAGGGGCCGGACATGCTGACGTCGCTTCCTTCCGTGATCTTCCGATTCCGTGAACGTCCTGTCGGATTCGGAGGTGATATCAGGGAAATGTATCACCAGCTACGCATACGGAAGGAGGATACGAACGCCCAGAGGTTCCTGTTCCGGAACGACCCAACGGCCGAGCCTGAGGTGTACATCATGGACGTCGCCACCTTCGGAGCAACTTGCTCGCCGTGTGCCGCGcagtttgtgaaaaacaagaacgcGGAGGAGTTCTCGAAGCAGTATCCCGCGGCGGCGAAGGCAATCGTGGAGAACCATTATGTCGACGACTACTACGATAGCGCGTCGACGGTCGACGAAGCGATTCAGCGGGCGAAGGAGGTCAGACTCATTCACTCGAAAGCGGGCTTCGAGATCCGCAATTGGGTGGCCAGTTCAAGCGAGGTTGTCCGCGCGCTGGGCGAGAAGAATGCCGATCAGAAAGTTCACCTCAGCCAAAACAAGACGACCGGTTACGAACGAGTGCTGGGCATTGTGTGGAACACGAGCACCGACGAGTTCTTGTTCTCGGCCGAGATGAGAGAGGATCTGGAGCGGTACTTGAAAGGAGAGCTGCGGCCCACGAAGCGGGTGGTGTCGAGCTGCGTAATGAGCCTGTTCGACCCTCAAGGTTTTCTGATCTCGTTCACGATCTTCGGGCGGATTTTGATCCAGGACTTGTGGCGGGCTGGCTGTGATTGGGACAAGGCGGTCGACGACGAAGCGTGGGAGAAATGGAAGCGCTGGGTGAGTCGCCTGCAAGAAGTCGAAGgcgttcgaatcccgcggtacTACTTCCAGGGCGCGCACGATCTGAACTACGAGACGTTGGAGCTTCATGTGTTCTGCGACGCGAGTCAGTGCGCTTACGGTGCTGTCGCCTTCTTCTGGATTATGTCGTCGATGGGCCCAATCTGCGCGCTCGTGTCCGGGAAGTCGAAGGTGGCACCGCTGAAGCTGCTCAGCATCCCGCGCTTGGAACTGCAGTCAGATGTGGTCGGCTCGAGACTCATGAACTTCGTGCAGGAGAACCACACCCTCAAGATTGCGGAACGGTTCATCTGGTCAGACTCTGAAGTTGCTTTGTCGTGGATCCATTCTGACCAGCGAAAGTATAAGCAATTCGTTGCCTTTCGCGTCGGCGAAATTCTGACGCTGACCAAGCAGAGCGAGTGGCGGAAGGTGCCATCAAAGCTGAATCTGGCGGACATGCTCACCAAGTGGGACAACAAGCACAGTTTCGGGCCGGACGGGCCTTGGTCACGAGCGCCGGAATTCATCGAAGAAGCCAAGAGACTGTGGGCCATCTCGAAGCAGCTGGTGCAGCTGAATACACCCGAGGAGATGCGAGCGAGTGTGCTGTACCACAGCATCATTGTTACCGAGCAAATCATCGAGCCTCAAAACTTTTCTCGCTGGACGGTGATGGTACGATCCGTGGCGTGCCTGGCTCGATTTCGCTCCAATTGTCGCAGAAAAGCCCATGGTTTGCCGATCGAAGCGCTTCCCCTTTCGAAGGCGATGAAGGGGCTCGTTAAACGGACCGTGCCAGCAGTTCCAGTTCCGCTGAGGCGGGAAGAATACCAGACGGCGGAAACCTACTTGTGGAGATGGGCGCAAGCGGACTACTTCCCGGACGAGGTGACAACCCTTCTTAAAAACCTCGTACTCCCCGCGGACAAGAAGCTATCCCTGGAGAAGAGCAGCGTGCTGTACAAGCTGACCCCGTTCCTGGATGAGCAGAAAGTGATGCGAGTTGACGGTCGACTTGAGCGAGCTACCATGGTTCCGTTTGAGGTTCGCTTTCCCGTCATCCTGCCCAAAGGTCATCCTGTGACAACGAAGCTGCTAGAGCACTATCACCAGAAGATGGGCCACGCGTACTTCGAGACGGCAATCAACGAGCTTCGGCAGCGCTTCTTCATCCCGAACCTACGAGCCGAGCTGAAGCGGGTGATGACGGCGTGCGTGAAGTGCAAGGTGGAGAAAAGCGTACCGGCAATCCCGAGAATGGCACCACTTCCAGTCCAGCGTGTGACTCCACATCAGCGGGCGTTCAGCTACACCGGGGTCGACTACTTCGGCCCAATAGCAGTGACGGTCGGGCGGCGTTCCGAAAAGCGTTGGGTCAGCCTCTTCACGTGTTTGACCACGCGTGCCATCCATCTGGAAGTCGTACATAGCTTGACCACACAGTCGTGCGTCATGGCTATCAGACGATTCGCTTGCCGGAGAGGAATGCCCATCGAGTTCTTCAGCGACAACGGCACGAACTTCCAGGGCGCGAGTAAGAAGATCGTACGCGTGGACGCGGAATGCAGAGAAGAGTTCACCGACGCCAGAACGAGCTGGAACTTCAACCCACCATCAGCGCCGCACATGGGCGGGGCCTGGGAGAGGCTTGTGAGGTCGGTCAAGGAAGCACTGAAGGCGTTCGACGACGGGAGAAAGCTGACGGACGAAGTGTTGCTGACCAGTTTGGCGGAAGCGGAGGATCTCATCAACACACGTCCGCTGACGTACTTGTCAACCGAAGCAGGATCAACCGAAGCTCTTACGCCCAACCATTTCTTGCGAGGAGTGACGGCCAACGACGGAGCTCAACGCGCTGAATCGACCAGTCCAGCCGAAGCTCTCCGAGACTGCTACAAGCG
Coding sequences:
- the LOC120430513 gene encoding uncharacterized protein LOC120430513, whose product is MNNLTGYCCGICKAAVEKDGDLPFCDHCQQFFHYECAQLEKGVKDDSWRCPNCAAEMEVTQVIVKFDDLEKTLQELEAEAKRQEERIFAEQQLHKRRLELQQQTQQRQQEAERQMLALEQQLMEQQLAAEKQFQEQQKKNKEEFEAKMAQLKAEAKSPKTKKEKKIKKSKGDKKKLDASGTAGPSGISTPLRHPGVTIPEVPKPKPTPIPADSGEEGNGNEGDESGSDTSGTETESSSSDDEQGKAEVEPPKQLRGPTKAQLTARQFLARKLPVFTGRCEEWPMFISSYETSNLACGFSNVENLARLQDSIREPALTNVRSLLLLPEKVPAAIETLRMLYGRPEQLLNTLLIKVRKADSPRSDRLESFIYFGVVVQQLVDHLEATHMNDHLVNPLLIRELVEKLPAGSKLEWIRFKKLKKHVSLRTFADFLSDIVTDASEATLFTEPQLQHQPQARRDAKPKAGSRTHESYLHTHAAAENSGDTNHAGVNNKRPCRICDRTDHRVRNCEKFKQLKLEDRLDAVKKWQLCKLCLNEHGSARCRMNFRCNVGNCKERHNALLHSDVPATVANCNAHDVRARQPVIFRMIPVTLYNGGRSVNIIAFLDEGASYTLVDESITKLLNVRGSVQPLRIMWTAGVSRLEKQSENVCLSISARGVSTQFQIKNAHTVNELKLPEQTVCFADVVKEYKHLHDLPVADYRGAPKILIGLKDLHLYAPLESRIGGAGEPIAVKSKLGWTIYGPHENNAPAAGFVGHHACHQVSNQDLHDLLKNQYLLEETGISMALLPESDEDKRARSILESTTVRIGDRYETGLLWKADDTSFPDSYVMALKRLKSLERKLLKNDSLYDNVRRQIVEYQQKGYAHKASQQELAACDPRKVWYLPLNVVTHPKKPEKVRLVWDAAATVAGVSLNSQLLKGPDMLTSLPSVIFRFRERPVGFGGDIREMYHQLRIRKEDTNAQRFLFRNDPTAEPEVYIMDVATFGATCSPCAAQFVKNKNAEEFSKQYPAAAKAIVENHYVDDYYDSASTVDEAIQRAKEVRLIHSKAGFEIRNWVASSSEVVSALGEKEADQKVHLSQNKTTGYERVLGIVWNTSTDEFLFSAEMREDLERYLKGELRPTKRVVSSCVMSLFDPQGFLISFTIFGRILIQDLWRAGCDWDKAVDDEAWEKWKRWVSRLQEVEGVRIPRYYFQGAHDLNYETLELHVFCDASQCAYGAVAFFWIMSSMGPICALVSGKSKVAPLKLLSIPRLELQSDVVGSRLMNFVQENHTLKIAERFIWSDSEVALSWIHSDQRKYKQFVAFRVGEILTLTKQSEWRKVPSKLNLADMLTKWDNKHSFGPDGPWSRAPEFIEEAKRLWAISKQQVQLNTPEEMRASVLYHSIIVTEQIIDPQNFSRWTVMVRSVACLARFRSNCRRKAKGLPIEALPLSKAMKGLVKRTVPAVPVPLKREEYQMAETYLWRWAQADYFPDEVTTLLKNLELPADKKLPLEKSSVLYKLTPFLDEQKVMRVDGRLERATMVPFEVRFPVILPKGHPVTTKLLEHYHQKMGHAYFETAINELRQRFFIPNLRAELKRVMTACVKCKVEKSVPAIPRMAPLPVQRVTPHQRAFSYTGVDYFGPVAVTVGRRSEKRWVSLFTCLTTRAIHLEVVHSLTTQSCVMAIRRFACRRGMPIEFFSDNGTNFQGASKEIVRVDAECREEFTDARTSWNFNPPSAPHMGGAWERLVRSVKEALKAFDDGRKLTDEVLLTSLAEAEDLINTRPLTYLSSEAGSTEALTPNHFLRGVTTNDGAQRAESTSPAEALRDSYKRSQLLADCFWKRWIAEYLPTLNQRTKWHAEAEPIACGDVVYVVEGANRGNWVRGIVTEVFKGADGRIRQAMVRTCRGELKRPVSKLAVLEIQERKTGAKEAPPTRVTGRGNVRTAGQLMKNTMPASVSREMRENAEKNSDGRKAGPRRKPM